One Microbacter margulisiae genomic window carries:
- the rfbG gene encoding CDP-glucose 4,6-dehydratase: protein MFGDFYKGKRVLITGHTGFKGSWLSLLLHKLGASVSGYALEPPTFPSLYEEAHIDELVTSFIGDIRDYNRLLLTLQQVKPEIVIHMAAQPLVRESYKNPMETYEVNVMGTVHLLEAIRHTTRIKAVVNVTTDKCYDNKEWLWGYRENEPLGGYDPYSNSKACSELVTSAFRNSFFNSQTYAEHGVAIASARAGNVIGGGDWAEDRLIPDFIRAITQGEEVKIRSPYAIRPWQHVLEPLAGYLMLAERLYQDGAPFAEAWNFGPDDKDAKNVEWIVKRICALWGNDASYAIDNHPQPHEATYLKLDCSKAKARLGWEPLWNIETTLKSIVDWNKAFLSNEDVRIITEKQIEQYIDLKI, encoded by the coding sequence ATGTTTGGAGATTTTTATAAAGGGAAACGGGTATTGATTACCGGACATACAGGGTTTAAAGGTTCATGGCTTTCCTTGTTGCTTCATAAGCTGGGTGCATCTGTATCTGGTTATGCCCTTGAACCGCCTACTTTTCCCAGTTTATATGAAGAAGCACATATTGATGAACTTGTTACTTCTTTTATTGGGGACATACGCGATTATAATAGATTATTGTTAACCTTGCAGCAGGTAAAGCCCGAGATTGTGATCCACATGGCTGCCCAGCCATTGGTAAGGGAATCTTATAAGAATCCGATGGAAACCTACGAAGTGAACGTGATGGGGACAGTGCATTTGTTGGAAGCCATCCGGCACACCACCAGAATAAAAGCAGTTGTCAATGTTACAACTGACAAATGTTATGACAATAAGGAATGGCTTTGGGGATATCGTGAAAATGAACCCTTAGGGGGATATGATCCCTATTCGAACAGTAAGGCCTGCTCTGAATTAGTGACATCGGCTTTTCGCAATTCTTTTTTCAACTCTCAGACCTATGCTGAACATGGTGTGGCTATTGCCTCGGCCCGTGCCGGAAATGTGATTGGAGGAGGCGACTGGGCAGAAGACCGGTTGATTCCCGATTTTATCCGGGCTATTACACAAGGTGAAGAGGTGAAGATACGAAGCCCGTATGCAATTCGACCCTGGCAACATGTATTGGAGCCTCTGGCAGGATACCTGATGCTGGCGGAACGTCTTTATCAAGATGGAGCGCCATTTGCCGAAGCATGGAATTTTGGGCCTGATGATAAAGATGCAAAAAATGTCGAATGGATCGTAAAACGTATTTGTGCCTTGTGGGGCAATGATGCTTCGTATGCTATTGATAATCATCCACAGCCCCATGAAGCTACCTATTTGAAACTGGATTGCTCGAAAGCTAAAGCCAGATTAGGCTGGGAACCTCTTTGGAATATTGAAACCACCCTAAAATCGATTGTCGATTGGAATAAAGCCTTTTTGTCCAATGAAGATGTGAGAATAATTACTGAGAAACAAATAGAACAATATATAGATTTGAAAATTTGA
- the rfbF gene encoding glucose-1-phosphate cytidylyltransferase: MKVVILAGGLGTRLSEETDLKPKPMVEIGGKPILWHIMKIYSAYGFNEFIVCCGYKGYIIKEYFANYFLHQADVTIDLGNNDIQIHDSHAEPWKITLVDTGLNTMTGGRIQRVEKYIGNETFMLTYGDGVSNVDLHQLVDFHKQNGKLVTLTAVQPSGKFGAVELNAENMITAFQEKPRGDGAWINGGFFVLEPQIFQYITEGDQTIWERTPLETIARDNQLAGYRHTGFWRPMDTLRDKIELEAMWNSEHCEWKIW; the protein is encoded by the coding sequence ATGAAAGTCGTCATTTTAGCCGGAGGGTTGGGAACCCGTTTGAGTGAAGAGACCGATTTGAAGCCAAAACCTATGGTGGAAATCGGAGGCAAGCCTATTCTGTGGCATATCATGAAAATTTATTCAGCATATGGCTTTAATGAGTTTATTGTTTGTTGTGGCTATAAAGGATATATCATTAAGGAGTATTTTGCCAATTATTTTTTGCATCAGGCGGATGTTACCATCGATCTTGGTAATAACGATATTCAAATTCATGATTCCCATGCAGAACCGTGGAAAATCACATTAGTTGATACAGGATTGAATACCATGACCGGGGGACGTATTCAGCGGGTGGAAAAATATATTGGTAATGAAACCTTCATGTTGACGTATGGGGATGGCGTAAGCAATGTAGATCTTCATCAATTGGTAGATTTTCACAAACAAAATGGCAAATTGGTAACACTTACCGCTGTACAGCCTTCGGGTAAATTCGGGGCAGTAGAACTTAATGCAGAAAATATGATTACCGCTTTTCAGGAAAAACCCAGAGGCGATGGCGCATGGATTAATGGTGGTTTTTTTGTACTAGAACCTCAGATTTTCCAATACATTACGGAAGGAGATCAAACCATTTGGGAACGCACTCCTTTGGAAACCATTGCCCGAGATAACCAACTGGCAGGATACCGGCATACCGGTTTTTGGAGACCTATGGATACATTACGGGATAAAATAGAGTTGGAGGCAATGTGGAATTCCGAACATTGCGAATGGAAAATTTGGTGA